The Girardinichthys multiradiatus isolate DD_20200921_A chromosome 6, DD_fGirMul_XY1, whole genome shotgun sequence genome window below encodes:
- the LOC124869632 gene encoding alpha-amylase-like, protein MKLFILTTLFGLGLMQHNPHFKHGRTTIVHLFEWSWSDIAAECERFLAPKGFSGVQISPPNEHIVLDEPWRPWWQRYQPISYNLCSRSGSEEEFIDMITRCNSVGVNIYVDAVINHMSGSSGGEGNHSSCGSWFNASKKDFPSVPYSAWDFNINKCRTSSGDIDNYGDIFQVRDCRLVSLLDLALEKDYVRGKVAEFMNKLIDLGVAGFRVDACKHMWPGDLENVYGRLHNLSSTWFPNGSRPFIFQEVIDLGGEVISSSEYVHLGRVTEFKYGAKLGNVFRKWLEEKLFYTRTWGEGWGFMSDGNALVFVDNHDNQRGHGAGGSSIITFWDSRLYKMAVGYMLAHPYGVARIMSSYRWNRNFVNGKDQNDWMGPPSNTNGSTKSVPVYPDQTCGDGWVCEHRWRQITNMVIFRNVVKGQPHTNWWDNQSNQVAFGRGDRGFIVFNNDDWDLDVTLKTGMSGGAYCDVISGQKDGNKCTGKQILVSNDGEAHFKISNIDEDPFVAIHAESKL, encoded by the exons ATGAAGCTATTCATTTTGACAACCCTGTTCGGGCTTGGGCTCATGCAGCACAACCCTCACTTTAAGCATGGAAGGACAACAATTGTCCACCTCTTTGAATGGAGCTGGTCCGACATTGCTGCAGAGTGTGAGCGCTTCCTAGCTCCAAAGGGGTTTAGTGGTGTTCAG ATTTCTCCTCCAAATGAACACATTGTTCTGGATGAGCCATGGCGGCCATGGTGGCAAAGATACCAACCTATCAGCTACAACTTGTGCTCCAGATCTGGCAGCGAGGAGGAATTTATAGACATGATCACCCGATGCAACAGTGTTGGG GTTAATATTTATGTGGATGCTGTTATCAACCACATGTCTGGAAGTAGTGGTGGAGAGGGAAATCACTCTTCATGTGGAAGCTGGTTCAATGCCAGCAAAAAGGACTTTCCAAGTGTTCCCTACTCTGCTTGGGACTTCAATATTAACAAATGCAGAACTAGCAGTGGTGACATTGACAACTATGGAGATATTTTTCag GTGCGGGACTGTCGTCTGGTCAGTCTTTTGGACCTCGCTTTGGAGAAAGATTATGTCAGAGGCAAAGTGGCTGAGTTCATGAACAAACTAATTGATTTAGGTGTAGCTGGATTCAGAGTTGATGCCTGCAAGCATATGTGGCCAGGGGACCTGGAAAATGTTTATGGTCGTCTTCACAACCTCAGCTCAACGTGGTTTCCCAATGGCTCAAGACCTTTTATCTTTCAGGAG GTTATTGATTTGGGAGGTGAGGTCATCTCCTCTAGCGAGTACGTTCATCTGGGAAGAGTGACTGAGTTCAAATATGGTGCAAAACTGGGAAATGTCTTTAGAAAATGGCTTGAGGAGAAATTGTTTTACACAAG GACCTGGGGAGAAGGGTGGGGTTTCATGTCTGACGGCAACGCTCTTGTCTTTGTTGATAACCACGACAACCAGAGAGGTCATGGTGCTGGTGGTTCATCCATCATAACTTTCTGGGATTCACGACTCTACAAGATGGCGGTCGGCTACATGCTCGCTCACCCCTACGGAGTGGCCAGGATCATGTCTAGCTACCGCTGGAACCGGAACTTTGTGAATGGAAAA gATCAGAATGACTGGATGGGCCCTCCAAGCAACACAAATGGATCCACTAAGTCTGTTCCTGTTTACCCCGACCAGACTTGTGGAGACGGATGGGTGTGTGAGCACAGATGGCGTCAGATCAC GAATATGGTCATTTTCCGTAATGTGGTCAAAGGACAGCCTCACACCAACTGGTGGGATAACCAGAGCAACCAGGTTGCTTTTGGACGTGGTGATCGtggtttcattgtttttaacaacGATGACTG GGATCTTGATGTGACCTTGAAAACTGGTATGTCGGGTGGCGCATACTGTGATGTTATTTCTGGTCAGAAGGATGGCAACAAGTGCACTGGAAAGCAGATTCTTGTTAGCAATGATGGGGAAGCCCACTTCAAGATCAGCAACATAGATGAAGACCCCTTTGTTGCTATCCATGCCGAATCCAAGCTTTGA
- the LOC124869631 gene encoding alpha-amylase yields MELLILVSLFGLSLAQHNPQLKSGRTAIVHLFEWRWADIAAECERFLGPNGFGGVQISPPNEHIIVESPRRPWWQRYQPIGYNLCSRSGNEAELRDMITRCNNAGVNIYVDAVINHMCGSGGGEGTHSSCGSWFSASKEDFPTVPYSSLDFNDNKCKTGSGEIENYSDPYQVRDCRLVGLLDLALEKEYVRGKVAGFMNKLIDMGVAGFRVDASKHMWPGDLDNVYRRLNNLNTKWFPSGARPFIFQEVIDLGGEAISTNEYFNLGRVTEFKYGAKLGNVFRKWNGEKLSFTKNWGEGWGFMPNGNALVFIDNHDNQRGHGAGGASIITFWDPKLHKMAVAYMLAHPYGQARIMSSYRWDRNIVNGVDQNDWIGPPSNGDGSTKPVPINGDQTCGDGWVCEHRWRQIKNMVIFRNVVNGQPHTNWWDNQGNQVAFGRGNRGFIVFNNDDWALDVTLPTGLAAGTYCDVISGQKEGSRCTGKQIQVGSDGRARFTISNTEEDPFIAIHANSKL; encoded by the exons ATGGAGCTTCTTATTCTGGTCTCTCTGTTTGGCCTGAGCCTTGCTCAGCACAACCCCCAGCTCAAAAGCGGAAGGACTGCCATCGTTCACCTATTTGAGTGGCGCTGGGCTGACATTGCTGCAGAGTGTGAGCGCTTCTTGGGTCCTAATGGCTTCGGTGGTGTTCAG ATTTCTCCTCCAAATGAACACATCATTGTGGAGAGTCCCCGGAGGCCCTGGTGGCAGAGATACCAGCCAATTGGCTACAACTTGTGCTCGAGATCTGGCAATGAGGCTGAACTCAGGGACATGATCACCAGATGCAACAATGCTGGG GTCAACATCTATGTGGATGCTGTCATCAACCACATGTGTGGATCTGGTGGTGGAGAGGGGACCCATTCttcctgtggcagctggttcAGTGCCAGCAAAGAAGATTTCCCCACTGTCCCCTATAGCTCTTTGGACTTCAATGACAACAAATGCAAGACTGGTAGTGGTGAAATTGAGAACTATAGCGATCCCTATCAG GTGCGTGACTGTCGTCTGGTTGGTCTGCTGGATCTGGCCCTTGAGAAAGAATATGTTAGGGGCAAAGTGGCTGGGTTCATGAACAAGCTGATTGATATGGGTGTGGCTGGATTCAGAGTGGACGCTAGCAAGCACATGTGGCCTGGCGACCTGGATAATGTTTACCGCCGTCTCAACAACCTTAACACCAAGTGGTTCCCCAGTGGCGCTAGACCTTTTATCTTCCAGGAG GTAATTGATCTGGGAGGTGAGGCCATCTCCACTAATGAATATTTCAATCTGGGAAGAGTGACTGAGTTCAAATATGGTGCCAAACTGGGAAATGTCTTCAGGAAATGGAATGGCGAGAAGCTTTCTTTCACCAA GAACTGGGGAGAAGGTTGGGGCTTCATGCCTAATGGTAATGCTCTTGTCTTTATTGACAACCATGACAACCAGAGAGGTCATGGTGCTGGTGGTGCATCCATTATTACCTTCTGGGACCCCAAACTCCACAAGATGGCTGTGGCCTACATGCTGGCTCATCCTTATGGACAGGCCAGGATCATGTCTAGCTATCGCTGGGACCGTAACATTGTGAATGGAGTG GATCAGAATGACTGGATTGGCCCTCCCAGTAATGGTGATGGATCCACCAAACCTGTTCCCATCAATGGTGACCAGACCTGTGGAGATGGATGGGTGTGTGAGCACAGATGGCGCCAAATCAA GAACATGGTCATTTTCCGTAACGTTGTCAATGGACAGCCTCATACCAACTGGTGGGACAACCAGGGCAACCAAGTTGCCTTTGGACGTGGTAACCGTGGTTTCATCGTTTTTAACAATGATGACTG GGCCCTCGATGTAACCCTCCCCACCGGCTTGGCTGCTGGTACCTACTGTGATGTCATTTCTGGCCAGAAGGAAGGATCTAGGTGCACTGGAAAGCAGATACAAGTTGGAAGCGATGGCCGTGCCCGGTTCACCATTAGCAATACAGAGGAAGATCCTTTTATTGCTATTCATGCCAATTCCAAGCTGTAA